Proteins from one Romboutsia sp. CE17 genomic window:
- a CDS encoding SpoIIE family protein phosphatase: protein MSKDIYKMRNLVEISSMVSESLDFFDIKDKIIEKMLEVVHPAKACVNLFYKNNYKHAYLVCSETLEKIPNLFPVGGPIGVKIDFSTYPKYIHEAVNEKKVVFVKDVFEDERAIDEREMANIEGYTGRIVFPLIVNDVVVGFMTCFLNKEDYISDYDIDFISSVASLMALSIEITTKNNSMQQVVNKLRSAINSINEATKKLYHNRDINEFLDHLSEQACDITNSEEALIIINEEKYSNKISSSYNLEKRKKANTEVYSAIGEILAKEDMGGYCNNASQCVLNNINIDTYIYYKLMDKDKVIGCIVCANSNGYTKDDLSILSILANQVAVGMQLYEYNLVDVKHKLLANELNILNKQQKLIMDKSKMECNDKKELYYYHRPARVVGGDFYYATKVDEDNIVYIVADVMGHGIVSNYVVAMIKGAFKVLCHQYKTPGEIMTNLNNMLYDEFDKMGVFTTCLVSVFNTKENTISVSNAGHYSPIIIKTDGSIKRDLNCVKGIPIGILDESEYVSNTFDADECAMICMYTDGVLEIKNKEKEEYGLGRLEVFLQKNYNLSQSEIVDKLKLDLKEFASTDSYDDDIMIVMLKNR, encoded by the coding sequence ATGAGTAAAGACATTTATAAAATGAGAAATTTAGTTGAAATATCTTCTATGGTATCTGAATCTTTGGATTTTTTTGATATAAAAGATAAGATAATTGAAAAAATGCTAGAAGTAGTTCATCCAGCTAAGGCATGCGTTAATTTATTTTACAAAAATAATTATAAGCATGCTTATTTAGTGTGTTCAGAAACTTTAGAAAAAATACCGAACCTTTTCCCTGTTGGAGGACCGATAGGTGTAAAAATAGACTTTTCTACTTATCCTAAATATATACATGAGGCTGTAAATGAAAAGAAGGTAGTTTTTGTTAAAGATGTATTTGAGGATGAAAGAGCTATTGATGAAAGAGAAATGGCGAATATTGAAGGATATACAGGTAGAATAGTTTTTCCTTTGATAGTTAACGATGTTGTAGTTGGATTTATGACTTGTTTTTTAAATAAAGAAGATTACATTTCTGATTATGATATAGATTTTATATCTTCTGTTGCATCATTAATGGCTTTATCTATAGAGATAACTACAAAAAATAATAGTATGCAACAAGTTGTTAATAAGTTAAGAAGTGCCATAAACTCTATAAATGAAGCTACTAAAAAGCTTTATCATAACAGAGATATAAATGAATTCTTAGATCATTTAAGTGAGCAAGCTTGTGATATAACTAATAGTGAAGAAGCCTTAATTATAATAAATGAAGAAAAATATAGCAATAAAATATCGAGTTCTTACAATTTAGAAAAAAGAAAAAAAGCTAATACTGAAGTATATTCTGCTATAGGCGAAATATTAGCAAAGGAAGATATGGGTGGATATTGCAATAATGCAAGCCAATGCGTTTTAAATAACATTAATATAGATACATATATTTATTATAAGCTTATGGATAAAGATAAGGTTATAGGATGTATAGTTTGTGCTAATTCTAATGGATATACTAAGGATGACTTAAGTATTTTAAGTATCTTAGCAAATCAAGTGGCCGTAGGTATGCAGCTTTATGAATATAATCTTGTGGATGTTAAGCATAAGTTATTAGCAAATGAGCTTAATATTTTAAATAAGCAGCAAAAACTTATAATGGATAAAAGTAAGATGGAATGTAATGATAAAAAAGAATTATATTACTATCATAGACCTGCTAGAGTTGTAGGAGGAGATTTTTACTATGCAACTAAAGTTGATGAAGATAATATAGTTTACATAGTGGCTGATGTTATGGGACATGGTATAGTATCAAATTATGTAGTAGCAATGATAAAAGGTGCATTTAAGGTACTTTGTCATCAGTATAAAACTCCAGGGGAGATTATGACAAATCTTAATAATATGCTTTACGATGAATTTGATAAAATGGGTGTATTTACTACTTGCTTAGTTAGTGTATTCAATACTAAAGAAAATACAATATCAGTATCTAATGCAGGTCATTATAGTCCAATAATAATAAAAACTGATGGAAGTATAAAAAGGGATTTAAACTGTGTTAAAGGAATACCTATAGGTATTTTAGATGAGTCTGAGTATGTAAGTAATACTTTCGATGCAGACGAATGCGCAATGATTTGTATGTATACTGATGGGGTATTAGAAATAAAAAACAAAGAAAAAGAAGAATATGGATTAGGACGTTTAGAAGTATTTTTACAAAAAAATTATAATTTAAGCCAATCTGAAATAGTGGATAAGCTTAAATTAGATTTAAAAGAATTTGCATCTACAGATAGCTATGACGACGATATAATGATTGTAATGCTAAAAAATAGATAG
- a CDS encoding winged helix-turn-helix transcriptional regulator has translation MSLEFSFHSKCHKSRSCAKYDTCPMFLFHKLVSGKWKLLILWYLSDGCLRFSELKKKLPDVTQKMLTNQLRSLEEDNLIIRKVYPVIPPHVEYSLSEMGEKMLPLLEDMYAYGIDYLSSENQRKSNTNNE, from the coding sequence ATGAGTTTAGAATTTTCATTTCACAGCAAATGCCATAAGAGTAGGAGCTGTGCTAAATACGATACTTGCCCCATGTTTTTATTTCACAAATTAGTTTCAGGAAAATGGAAACTTCTAATACTTTGGTATCTAAGTGATGGTTGCCTAAGATTTAGTGAACTAAAAAAGAAATTGCCTGATGTTACACAAAAAATGTTAACAAATCAGCTAAGGAGTCTAGAAGAAGACAATCTTATAATAAGAAAAGTTTACCCTGTAATTCCACCTCATGTAGAATACAGCTTAAGCGAAATGGGTGAAAAGATGCTTCCTCTACTAGAAGACATGTATGCCTATGGTATAGACTACTTAAGCTCTGAAAATCAAAGAAAAAGTAACACAAATAACGAATAA
- the deoC gene encoding deoxyribose-phosphate aldolase, translated as MNNKIANMIDHTVLKATTTKEDVIKVCKEAKEHNFFSVCINPTHIELAKKELEGSDVKVCTVIGFPLGANTPEVKAFETKDAIAKGADEVDMVINIGALKDKNYDLLERDIKAVVDAANKEALVKVIIETCYLTDEEKKIACEIAVKAGTDYVKTSTGFGTGGSTPEDIKLMRDTVGPEIGVKASGGVRCKADAEAVINAGASRIGASASIAIVNGDEVSGSGY; from the coding sequence ATGAACAATAAAATAGCAAACATGATAGACCACACAGTTTTAAAGGCAACGACAACAAAGGAAGATGTTATAAAGGTTTGTAAAGAAGCTAAAGAACATAACTTCTTCTCAGTATGTATAAACCCTACTCATATAGAGTTAGCTAAAAAAGAATTAGAAGGATCAGATGTAAAAGTATGTACAGTTATAGGATTCCCTTTAGGAGCTAATACGCCAGAAGTTAAAGCATTTGAAACTAAGGATGCAATAGCAAAAGGTGCAGATGAAGTAGATATGGTTATAAACATAGGTGCTTTAAAAGACAAGAATTATGACTTATTAGAGAGAGACATAAAAGCAGTTGTTGATGCTGCAAATAAAGAAGCTTTAGTAAAAGTAATAATAGAGACTTGTTACTTAACTGATGAAGAAAAGAAAATAGCTTGTGAAATAGCTGTTAAAGCTGGAACTGACTATGTAAAAACTTCAACAGGATTTGGAACAGGTGGATCAACTCCAGAAGATATAAAACTAATGAGAGATACAGTAGGTCCTGAAATAGGAGTAAAAGCATCTGGTGGAGTTAGATGCAAGGCTGATGCAGAAGCAGTAATAAATGCAGGTGCAAGTAGAATTGGTGCAAGTGCATCAATAGCTATAGTAAATGGAGATGAAGTATCTGGAAGTGGATACTAA
- a CDS encoding alpha/beta-type small acid-soluble spore protein, which translates to MANNNNNNKTVVPGAKAALNQMKLEIANELGMANYQQVDKGNLTARENGYVGGYMTKKLVEMAEQQMAGKQQQ; encoded by the coding sequence ATGGCAAATAACAACAATAATAACAAAACAGTAGTACCAGGAGCAAAAGCTGCATTAAATCAAATGAAATTAGAAATAGCAAATGAACTTGGTATGGCTAACTATCAACAAGTTGATAAAGGAAACCTTACTGCAAGAGAAAATGGTTATGTAGGTGGATACATGACTAAAAAATTAGTTGAAATGGCAGAACAACAAATGGCAGGAAAACAACAACAATAA
- the aroA gene encoding 3-phosphoshikimate 1-carboxyvinyltransferase: MLRGSFELIGDKSISHRAIMFSSISKGNNKISNFLMGQDCLSTISCFRKMGVDIDIQGKYVFVKGNGLRNLKKPSDILDVGNSGTTIRLMMGILAGNNFESTLIGDESIGKRPMKRVTDPLKSMGCKIEGKDDANYTPIKINGGNLNAIDYHMPVASAQVKSALILASLYANGQSTIHEKVKSRNHTEIMLKSFGADISVDGLSIKVNPVEELYNQDIYVPGDISSAAFIIVGALISEGSEVLIKNVGLNESRTGIIDVVKSMNGNIEILDKRFVGGEVVGDILVKYTPNLVSTTIDKEIIPRLIDEIPVIAVLATQGEGTTIIKDAHELKVKESNRIKAVVDNLKKMGADIEELEDGMIIKGKSKLKGAEIETFKDHRIAMAFSIANLISDGEVKLDNKLCIDISFPGYFDLLKYLSK; the protein is encoded by the coding sequence ATGCTTAGAGGAAGTTTTGAACTTATAGGGGATAAATCAATATCACATAGAGCAATAATGTTTTCGTCAATATCAAAAGGAAATAATAAAATAAGCAACTTCCTGATGGGGCAAGATTGTTTAAGTACAATTTCTTGTTTTAGAAAAATGGGAGTAGATATAGACATTCAAGGTAAATACGTTTTTGTAAAAGGAAATGGTCTAAGAAACCTAAAAAAGCCAAGTGATATACTTGATGTTGGAAATTCAGGAACAACAATAAGACTTATGATGGGAATCTTAGCTGGAAACAACTTTGAATCTACATTAATAGGTGATGAATCTATAGGAAAAAGACCTATGAAAAGAGTAACGGATCCTCTTAAAAGTATGGGATGTAAAATTGAAGGTAAAGATGATGCAAATTATACTCCAATAAAAATTAATGGAGGAAACTTAAATGCAATAGATTATCATATGCCAGTAGCTTCAGCTCAAGTTAAGTCAGCATTAATACTTGCAAGCCTTTATGCAAATGGTCAAAGTACAATACATGAAAAGGTAAAGTCTAGAAATCACACTGAAATAATGCTTAAATCCTTTGGAGCGGATATAAGTGTAGATGGCTTAAGTATAAAAGTTAATCCAGTAGAAGAATTATACAATCAAGACATATATGTTCCTGGAGATATATCATCAGCAGCATTTATAATAGTTGGAGCTTTAATAAGTGAAGGCTCAGAAGTTCTTATAAAAAATGTTGGATTAAATGAAAGCAGAACTGGAATAATAGATGTTGTAAAGAGTATGAATGGAAATATAGAAATACTGGATAAAAGATTTGTTGGAGGAGAAGTAGTAGGAGATATTTTAGTAAAATATACTCCAAACCTTGTATCTACAACAATTGATAAAGAAATTATACCAAGGTTAATAGATGAAATTCCAGTAATAGCAGTTCTTGCAACTCAAGGAGAAGGAACTACTATAATAAAAGATGCTCATGAATTGAAAGTAAAAGAAAGTAACAGAATAAAAGCAGTAGTAGATAACCTTAAAAAAATGGGTGCAGATATAGAGGAACTAGAAGATGGTATGATTATAAAAGGAAAATCTAAGCTAAAAGGTGCTGAGATTGAGACATTTAAAGACCATAGAATAGCTATGGCATTCTCAATAGCAAACCTAATAAGTGATGGAGAAGTTAAATTAGACAATAAATTATGCATAGATATATCTTTCCCAGGGTATTTTGATTTATTGAAGTATTTGTCAAAATAA
- the aroC gene encoding chorismate synthase — protein MLRYLTSGESHGQSLISILDGVPANIELNIDEINEELKKRQSGYGRGGRMKIEQDKINILGGVRGKKTLGGPISIEVKNKDYKNWESYMNPMSDVDLDSKKVSNVRPGHADLVGCLKYDFDDARNVLERSSARETASRVAIGAICKQILKYFDIEFTSHVVQIGNIKDKNLYEFEYIKQNVDKSQVRCVNKEVEDLMIEEIDKVKSNGDTIGGVVEIRVKNLIPGLGSYTHFDKKIDGELAMHLMGTQAIKGVEFGIGFEVANNYGSNVMDEISYDEKNGIRRNTNNLGGIEGGMTTGEELIIRCAMKPIPTLYKPLNSINMNTLESYQASIERSDNCAVTACSVVCENVVAFVICKYFLEKIGGDNLSDLTSNYNSYVKRLGDRGWKK, from the coding sequence ATGTTAAGGTATTTAACTAGTGGTGAGTCACATGGTCAAAGTTTAATATCAATATTAGATGGAGTTCCAGCTAACATAGAATTAAACATAGATGAAATTAATGAAGAACTTAAAAAACGTCAATCAGGATATGGTCGTGGTGGACGAATGAAAATAGAGCAAGATAAAATAAATATATTAGGTGGAGTAAGAGGTAAGAAAACTCTTGGAGGACCTATATCCATTGAGGTAAAAAATAAAGACTATAAAAACTGGGAAAGTTATATGAATCCTATGAGTGATGTAGACTTAGATAGCAAGAAGGTTAGCAATGTAAGACCAGGTCATGCTGACTTAGTAGGTTGTTTAAAATATGATTTTGATGATGCGAGAAATGTATTAGAAAGATCAAGTGCAAGAGAAACTGCTAGTAGGGTTGCAATAGGAGCAATTTGTAAGCAAATTTTAAAATACTTTGATATAGAATTCACTTCTCATGTTGTACAAATAGGAAATATTAAAGATAAAAATTTATATGAGTTTGAATATATAAAACAAAATGTAGATAAAAGCCAAGTTAGATGTGTTAATAAAGAAGTAGAAGATCTAATGATAGAAGAAATAGATAAAGTAAAATCAAATGGAGATACAATAGGTGGAGTAGTAGAAATAAGGGTTAAAAATTTAATACCAGGACTAGGATCATACACACATTTTGATAAGAAGATAGATGGTGAGTTAGCAATGCATCTAATGGGAACTCAAGCAATAAAAGGTGTAGAGTTTGGTATTGGGTTTGAAGTTGCTAATAACTATGGATCTAATGTTATGGATGAAATAAGCTATGATGAAAAAAATGGTATAAGAAGAAATACTAATAATTTAGGTGGTATAGAAGGTGGCATGACTACAGGAGAGGAACTTATAATTCGATGTGCAATGAAGCCAATACCAACTTTATATAAGCCACTTAATTCTATAAATATGAACACATTAGAATCTTATCAAGCAAGTATAGAAAGATCTGATAATTGTGCAGTTACAGCATGTAGTGTGGTTTGTGAAAATGTAGTAGCTTTTGTAATTTGTAAATATTTCTTAGAAAAAATAGGTGGAGATAATTTAAGTGATTTAACTTCAAATTATAATTCATATGTAAAAAGGCTAGGTGATAGAGGATGGAAAAAATAA
- the aroB gene encoding 3-dehydroquinate synthase, whose translation MEKISNDICNIIIDNSYKHFDEELNEQNIYDSILIISDGNVYKSQGHDFVKNLKSKIIYEYIVSPGEDSKSLEVYEDIIKYCVRINLSRKSVIIALGGGVVGDLAGYVASTYMRGIDVIQVPTSLLAQVDSSIGGKTGINIGNFKNIIGTFYQPKFTYINVDVLKTLPEDEFRSGMSEVIKYSIIYDYNFLDYLINNSKDILNRGSEKLYYIVKKCASIKAEVVGKDEKEGGLRKILNFGHTFGHGVEKLCKISHGDAVSIGMNMAFKLSLKENLIDEKYYNNFLKVCKAYDLPLEFENADENEVLEIMKSDKKNSFSKINLVLPVDLGKVKVINTICEDRILEIIKECKYA comes from the coding sequence ATGGAAAAAATAAGTAATGATATTTGTAATATAATAATAGACAATAGTTATAAACATTTTGATGAAGAACTTAATGAGCAAAATATATATGACTCAATTTTAATAATTAGTGATGGAAATGTTTATAAATCCCAAGGACATGACTTTGTAAAAAATCTTAAATCTAAAATTATATATGAATATATAGTATCACCAGGAGAAGATTCAAAATCTCTTGAAGTTTATGAGGATATTATAAAGTACTGTGTAAGAATAAACTTATCTAGAAAATCTGTAATAATAGCTTTAGGTGGAGGAGTTGTAGGAGACTTAGCTGGATATGTAGCATCTACTTACATGAGAGGTATTGATGTAATACAAGTACCAACTAGTTTGCTTGCTCAAGTTGATTCATCTATAGGTGGAAAAACAGGTATTAATATAGGTAATTTTAAAAACATAATAGGTACTTTCTATCAGCCTAAATTTACATATATAAACGTAGATGTATTAAAGACTTTACCTGAAGATGAATTTAGAAGTGGAATGAGTGAAGTTATCAAGTATAGTATAATTTATGACTATAATTTCTTAGACTATTTAATAAATAATAGCAAGGATATATTAAATAGAGGAAGTGAAAAGTTATATTACATAGTTAAAAAATGTGCATCTATAAAAGCAGAAGTTGTAGGAAAAGATGAAAAAGAAGGCGGACTTAGAAAGATTTTAAACTTTGGACATACGTTTGGTCATGGAGTAGAAAAGCTATGTAAGATAAGTCATGGTGATGCTGTGAGTATAGGTATGAATATGGCATTTAAATTATCCTTAAAAGAAAATCTTATAGATGAAAAATACTATAATAATTTCTTAAAAGTTTGTAAGGCATATGATTTACCTCTAGAATTTGAAAATGCAGATGAAAATGAAGTACTAGAGATAATGAAAAGTGATAAAAAGAATAGTTTTTCAAAAATAAATTTAGTTTTACCAGTGGATTTAGGTAAGGTTAAAGTAATAAATACTATTTGTGAAGATAGGATATTAGAAATAATAAAGGAGTGCAAATATGCTTAG
- the pduL gene encoding phosphate propanoyltransferase has translation MKLPIALSNRHIHLSQADIDVLFGEGHELTHFKPLSQPGQFACEEKVDLVGPKGTIKGVRVLGPARPATQVEISLTDGFALGVKAPIRESGDVAGSPGLKLVGPKGEVEIAEGVIVASRHIHMSLEDAEKFGVKDKDIVSVRTSGPRALVFENVLVRASEKFALEMHVDMEEGNAAGVRNGDLVELIK, from the coding sequence ATGAAATTACCAATAGCTTTATCAAATAGACATATACATTTAAGTCAAGCTGATATAGATGTATTATTCGGAGAAGGGCATGAGTTAACTCACTTCAAACCATTATCTCAACCAGGACAATTTGCTTGTGAAGAAAAAGTTGACTTAGTAGGACCTAAAGGAACTATAAAAGGTGTTAGAGTTTTAGGACCAGCTAGACCAGCTACTCAAGTTGAAATATCTTTAACAGATGGATTCGCTTTAGGAGTAAAAGCTCCAATAAGAGAGTCAGGAGATGTAGCAGGAAGTCCAGGATTAAAATTAGTAGGACCTAAAGGTGAAGTTGAAATAGCTGAAGGTGTTATAGTTGCATCTAGACACATACATATGAGCTTAGAAGACGCTGAAAAATTTGGTGTTAAAGATAAGGATATTGTAAGTGTTAGAACTTCTGGACCAAGAGCTTTAGTATTCGAAAACGTATTAGTTAGAGCTAGCGAAAAGTTTGCTTTAGAAATGCACGTTGATATGGAAGAAGGAAATGCTGCTGGTGTAAGAAACGGAGACCTAGTTGAATTAATAAAATAG
- a CDS encoding flavodoxin family protein has translation MDKIEILIINASPRKNKNCYFITNIISSKLKEKNISYKVFNIYDMNIEYCNACGFCEKTGYCRIKDEMTPMYDMFDKSKGTIVVSPVYFDSVSAKLKTLVDRTQAFYSSKYVLKKPSIDRNKKRTGMYIAVGGSNSYDTQFKGGQIIMDFFFKSINTKLKYNLYLNKTDELSSKDNIEFKLKLEENLDSFIKEINS, from the coding sequence TTGGATAAAATAGAGATTTTAATAATAAATGCTAGTCCTAGAAAAAATAAAAATTGTTATTTTATAACAAATATAATATCATCTAAATTAAAAGAAAAAAATATAAGTTATAAAGTGTTTAACATATATGATATGAATATAGAATATTGTAATGCATGTGGGTTCTGTGAAAAAACTGGTTATTGCAGAATTAAAGATGAAATGACACCAATGTATGATATGTTTGATAAAAGCAAAGGTACCATAGTTGTGAGTCCTGTATATTTTGATTCTGTAAGTGCAAAACTTAAAACTCTTGTTGATAGAACTCAAGCTTTTTATTCAAGCAAATATGTATTAAAAAAGCCATCTATAGATAGAAATAAAAAAAGAACAGGTATGTATATAGCTGTTGGAGGATCTAATTCTTATGACACACAATTTAAAGGTGGCCAAATAATAATGGATTTCTTCTTTAAAAGTATAAATACAAAGCTTAAGTACAACTTATATTTAAATAAAACAGATGAACTATCATCAAAAGACAATATAGAATTTAAGTTAAAATTAGAAGAAAATTTAGATAGTTTTATAAAAGAGATTAACTCTTAA
- a CDS encoding NAD(P)/FAD-dependent oxidoreductase codes for MKKVVVIGAGAAGMMAAATAADRGLDVLLLEKQHRVGRKLLITGKGRCNITNACDIEELIENVPTNGKFLYSAFYTYTNDDVIDMFNNLGVSTRVERGKRVFPESDKARDVVDALERQLKNKKVKLELNSEVNKIVTKNNKVEKVILSNKKEIKCDSVIIATGGVSYPLTGSTGDGYKFAKSVGHTVIDTKPSLIGIEVQEGFVKDLEKLSLRNVSITVLNSKNKKVYDDFGEMEFTKYGLDGPIIKSASCRMKDTTKENYKIVIDLKPALDEEKLDKRVQKDFQKYTNKRFENALNDLLPKKLIPIIIEKSEIPKDTVVHQISREQRKKLVNLLKNFTFTVKRYRPIDEAIVTSGGVKVSEINSSTMESKLVEGLFFAGEVIDVDAYTGGFNLQIAFSTGYLAGINC; via the coding sequence TTGAAGAAAGTAGTAGTAATAGGAGCAGGTGCAGCAGGGATGATGGCAGCAGCTACAGCAGCTGATAGAGGTCTTGATGTATTGCTACTAGAAAAGCAACATAGAGTTGGAAGAAAGCTTTTGATTACAGGAAAAGGTAGATGTAATATAACAAATGCTTGTGATATAGAAGAATTAATAGAAAATGTACCAACGAATGGTAAGTTTTTGTATAGTGCATTTTATACTTATACTAATGATGATGTTATAGATATGTTTAATAATCTAGGTGTAAGTACTAGAGTTGAAAGAGGAAAAAGAGTATTCCCAGAAAGTGATAAAGCTCGTGATGTAGTAGATGCACTAGAAAGGCAATTAAAAAATAAAAAAGTAAAGTTAGAATTAAATTCAGAAGTTAATAAAATAGTAACTAAGAATAATAAAGTTGAGAAAGTTATATTAAGTAATAAAAAAGAAATAAAATGTGATTCAGTTATAATAGCAACTGGAGGAGTAAGCTATCCATTAACAGGATCAACTGGAGATGGATATAAATTTGCTAAATCAGTGGGTCACACAGTAATTGATACAAAACCATCTTTAATAGGAATAGAAGTTCAAGAAGGTTTTGTTAAAGACTTAGAAAAGTTATCTTTAAGAAATGTATCAATAACTGTTTTAAATAGCAAAAATAAAAAAGTATATGATGACTTTGGTGAAATGGAGTTTACAAAATACGGATTAGATGGACCTATTATAAAATCTGCAAGTTGTAGAATGAAAGATACAACAAAAGAGAATTATAAAATTGTAATAGATTTAAAGCCAGCTTTAGATGAGGAAAAGCTAGATAAAAGAGTTCAAAAAGATTTTCAAAAGTATACAAACAAAAGATTTGAAAATGCTTTAAATGATTTATTACCTAAAAAGTTAATACCAATAATAATAGAAAAAAGTGAAATACCAAAAGACACTGTAGTTCATCAAATTTCTAGAGAGCAAAGAAAAAAACTTGTAAACTTGCTTAAGAATTTCACTTTTACAGTTAAAAGATATAGACCAATAGATGAAGCTATAGTTACCTCAGGCGGAGTAAAGGTAAGTGAAATAAACTCTAGTACAATGGAGTCTAAGTTAGTAGAAGGTTTATTCTTTGCTGGAGAAGTTATAGATGTAGATGCTTATACAGGAGGATTCAATCTTCAGATTGCTTTTTCAACAGGATATTTAGCTGGTATAAATTGTTAG